From the genome of Athalia rosae chromosome 3, iyAthRosa1.1, whole genome shotgun sequence:
GTGGCTTCGATTTTGAGACTATGTTGAACATGGCCAGTATGTTCCTGGGGGAAAATGCAAACGCCGAAAGTATCATGGGGCTTTTACCGATGTTGATGCAAAACTTTGGAGTTGGTTCGAGCGAGGACAGTACAGGAGTTAAAAAACACGATCACTCGGGTCATTCTTGGTTTCTTCCACCGGTACTCGAAAATATTCACATAATGTGGGAGCACTTTAGGTAATAGTtgttgaacattttttatccaaaGGATTTGATTTGatcgcatttttttctatacgtTTTTTACAGAAACTCCGAGTTGGGTCAAACACTGTGGAAAAACAGTGGACTGGCCAacatcgttggatcgatgatgGACAAGGATGGTAATTTGGAGTATGAGAAGATATTTAACAGTTTTGAAAATCCGGTTCTCAGACGTAGATGGGTGAGGAGTCTAACGAATTTTGTGTCCGAATGGATTTCTCatatttccgatccaacgacacGGCAAAGATACCTCACGACGGCTCAGTACGTTGGTAATGGATTCTTGAAATCTCAAGGTTACCCGAAATCCGTTATGTTCGACCCTGTTAAACCGGCAGAGAGTCTTTCGAGGTTCGTATAAGCGGTAATCCTATAGCCGAAATTTGTCACGATTATGTTCAGTTTTTATaatccgatatttttttttctttttcaatttaaatttcTCCAGGATCGTTGACGCCATGGCCAAACGCTACATGAACATGAGAATCGACAgtcaaaaatatataaaacctGCCATCGCGTACTTCCAAGAGCTGGTGACTTTGGCATCCGAAAAAGGATTCGTAATGTCTCACATAAACGCGAACGAGCTCAGTAACAAGCTCAGCGACACTTTGAACAACGAGATAATCGAGCCACTTCTCAAggtgaatatgaaaaaaagaatatcgcgtTACAGCGTatctaaataattcaaattctcGACGCCACAATTCGAGCGTGTTGatctttcttgtttctttcttttttttcaatgagatACGATCTTTCATCTCCAGGTTTACCGTTCCTACAAGTGGGGCACGAAAAGACCGGAATGTGCTGCCCACATTCTTTGTACGATAAACGAGAGGGAATCAGACTCAACGACATCGCTTCGCCACGGGGTTACAAGAGTGGCAAGTTATCCAGCTGCTTGGTTCCTCAGTAACAAAACCGGCATTAACTTTTGGAATTTATACGCTGCCGTGAGCGAGAGCGAGCGTTGCTTTGTAAGTTAGAACAAATTCGTGgcttcaacattttttattttcataatgaaATCTTTAAATTTCTTCACCTTTTTCTCTCAACCCTTGTTTTCACAGGCAAAGCATCCCGTCGACTGTAGGGACTTCCATGAAGAGGAAGTCAGAGTGACAACCGAAGCTGTGCACAGTGAACTTTGAGCccacaaaccaaaaaaagagaggagaaataaaatctaCGACTGTGTTTCCTGGTGATAAAAAACTTTAAACGTTATTTTCGACAACATCAGAAGACATCTAATTTGTCGTTATTTTCACGCtaacatttttatcattagtgaaaaatgaattttttttgtgttattatttttttcactttattgaAACTTACGAGAACTATTAGGAACGGGAGAGTCGCGTGCAAGACTTCCGGTTGATGAGTGTAAGTACAATAAAGTAAAAAGAGGCATTTCTGTATACTTTTAAGaatacattattttttgttttttttttcttgtttacaTAGTATCATTTTTCACATCACGTATCGATGATTATCGATGCTTGAATAattggtagtttttttttccaagcgatttttttcaatttgtgcaatattattaaatgatgatgatataataatataatgataataggtGCTCCGCGCTGACGCTAAACTGCAGTTTGCGATTTAATccattaattaataatagtgaggtacattattattaagtatatatatatatatatacgtaggtatatataccatttacttacttcttttcttttgatttgccttgaaaaaatttccgtacaAAAAGGCACTTTCACGAGGCACTATATCAGCTACGATTATTCAGACTTTGAAATGAATACCAATTAAAGTCGCAAAACtctacaaaaaataaataatttcaccgaCGGAAGATTATTGACTAGATTCATATCGTACGTTCAGTGCGTCGTCAAGTATTACCATAACGCTATAAAgctttgactttttttcacagtcattattattacgtgtctatttttccttttcgttacGCACGCCATTTTGATCTAAGTGTTTCCCCGAAcgtgtaaatatgtattaGATAAAAGCTGCACGAAAAAACTCACGCTCatgcgaaataataaattttatttcacacgaAACGTTTCCACGATTTTCCACCTCCCGCCTATCAGATAGTATAGTTattcgattcttctttttgttagttagaaaatttttcataaaattcttACTACTTTTTCTTGATACTCTTACACGCCCACTCCAAACCATCCTGAAAGAAAAACGGTGGTTATAacgtcgattttttccaacgtgCGGAATCGAAACTCGTGACCCAATGGGAGCAGACCTTGACACCTTTGCCTTCCGTGGCAATGCAGGACTGTATCTGCCAGTCTCTATCTTTGATATTGTGGAGTCCTAATCCTTCGGCAATTTCGGCAGCGGTTACGGCTTGGGCCAAATCCTGTTTATTGGCGTAGACTAATAACGGAACGTTTCGAAGTTTATCTTCCATCAGGAGTTCCGCGAGCTCTTGACCAGTCTCTTCCAATCGCTTTACATCCGCGCTGTCCACTACGTAGATCTGCGAATTGAGGgctaatgaaataaaatagaattatATTCGTCGATGCCAAATTTCATCAGAACCAAATGGCCTGcagaatccatttttttttttttttttttttcttctaaacaTATTCCATTCGGAAGTTTTACGAGTGTTTAATATTGATATACATGTGTAAACTAACTAGAACGTCTGTGTTTTCGAAGTAATTCCTCCAGTATGGTCGGATTTTTTTGGCTCCTCCGATGTCCCAGACGTTCAATTTAAATCCTTCGCTCTGAACGCTCTTTATGTTGAAACCTTGCGTAGGTGTGACCTTGcggagataagaaaaatggaaaataattttcatctagTTGATGATTTTAACTGGAAATCAACAACTCGTTGATACGATATATGATGAAATCCCGATTAATATATCCGATGCCAGAAATAGATATCTTCCATAATTCTTAGAGTGACCTGACATTTCGCGATAAAGGTATCGATTCATAATCCAGCGAAACCTGAAGCTCATGTCACTCATGTATTACAATAACTATTCATGTACCTGAACGACTATAGGCGTATATAAAATCAATGCggactttcattttttcgaaaacactATTTCAATAATCGATCAGGTATTTTCCATTCGTGAATTTACCTGGGTGATATCTTCGCTTGCTAGCGATTTGAGGAGGGTTGTTTTCCCCGCATTATCAAGACCAAGTAAAAGCAGTCTCAATTCTCTGTCTGGATTTGAACGCAGCTTACGAAGTATAGACAGAAGTCCCTGAAACGTGTTTAACTAAGCAGAGCATAGAATTAACTTTGGTATTAAGGCACATTACATaggacgatttttatttcacagcaAGCGTATCGTGCGTGTGCAGGCGAGTTTCGCATCAACGAATATTTGTCTGATTgagtaattgaattttcagcATAATCAATTATAAATATCTTCCATACTACTGCGTGTCTTGTTAATTGTGCGGAGAATCCTTTTGTGAGT
Proteins encoded in this window:
- the LOC105691392 gene encoding uncharacterized protein LOC105691392 isoform X1, whose product is MNTENQAVQSQNFKMRLSRIAIFLLCVGLASCTAESAESDAATAFVEAARALFNDKEAIGGLQGMASAFMQSGAGKQVNEMLSGGDAGAAAGPILSGIGSLLANAGGGEGRSGENPFISNMIDGLLQNIGSGSREQKSQSSQEAGGGFDFETMLNMASMFLGENANAESIMGLLPMLMQNFGVGSSEDSTGVKKHDHSGHSWFLPPVLENIHIMWEHFRNSELGQTLWKNSGLANIVGSMMDKDGNLEYEKIFNSFENPVLRRRWVRSLTNFVSEWISHISDPTTRQRYLTTAQYVGNGFLKSQGYPKSVMFDPVKPAESLSRIVDAMAKRYMNMRIDSQKYIKPAIAYFQELVTLASEKGFVMSHINANELSNKLSDTLNNEIIEPLLKVYRSYKWGTKRPECAAHILCTINERESDSTTSLRHGVTRVASYPAAWFLSNKTGINFWNLYAAVSESERCFAKHPVDCRDFHEEEVRVTTEAVHSEL
- the LOC105691202 gene encoding ADP-ribosylation factor-like protein 3 isoform X1, which translates into the protein MLNTFQGLLSILRKLRSNPDRELRLLLLGLDNAGKTTLLKSLASEDITQVTPTQGFNIKSVQSEGFKLNVWDIGGAKKIRPYWRNYFENTDVLIYVVDSADVKRLEETGQELAELLMEDKLRNVPLLVYANKQDLAQAVTAAEIAEGLGLHNIKDRDWQIQSCIATEGKGVKDGLEWACKSIKKK
- the LOC105691202 gene encoding ADP-ribosylation factor-like protein 3 isoform X2, encoding MGLLSILRKLRSNPDRELRLLLLGLDNAGKTTLLKSLASEDITQVTPTQGFNIKSVQSEGFKLNVWDIGGAKKIRPYWRNYFENTDVLIYVVDSADVKRLEETGQELAELLMEDKLRNVPLLVYANKQDLAQAVTAAEIAEGLGLHNIKDRDWQIQSCIATEGKGVKDGLEWACKSIKKK
- the LOC105691392 gene encoding uncharacterized protein LOC105691392 isoform X2; translated protein: MRLSRIAIFLLCVGLASCTAESAESDAATAFVEAARALFNDKEAIGGLQGMASAFMQSGAGKQVNEMLSGGDAGAAAGPILSGIGSLLANAGGGEGRSGENPFISNMIDGLLQNIGSGSREQKSQSSQEAGGGFDFETMLNMASMFLGENANAESIMGLLPMLMQNFGVGSSEDSTGVKKHDHSGHSWFLPPVLENIHIMWEHFRNSELGQTLWKNSGLANIVGSMMDKDGNLEYEKIFNSFENPVLRRRWVRSLTNFVSEWISHISDPTTRQRYLTTAQYVGNGFLKSQGYPKSVMFDPVKPAESLSRIVDAMAKRYMNMRIDSQKYIKPAIAYFQELVTLASEKGFVMSHINANELSNKLSDTLNNEIIEPLLKVYRSYKWGTKRPECAAHILCTINERESDSTTSLRHGVTRVASYPAAWFLSNKTGINFWNLYAAVSESERCFAKHPVDCRDFHEEEVRVTTEAVHSEL